A single region of the Calditrichota bacterium genome encodes:
- a CDS encoding RNA-binding transcriptional accessory protein — MDENALITLLAEELHLGWRQVKNTVELLDAGNTVPFIARYRKELTGSLDEEAIRTIETRIRYLRNLEERKAVVLRSIQEQGKLTPELEARILAATKLQEVEDLYLPYKPKKRTRATVAREQGLEPLAQLILAQELESGDRVTIAATYIAPEKGVKSAEDALRGARDIVAEVVADDADVRQMLRETTWQKGLLRTAAKDPAHAGVYEMYAEHAEPVRSIPPHRILAINRGEREDVLRVHIEIEPEPLIAAIASRYITNPSSIFVQDLAAAIEDAYHRLLAPAIERDLRAQLTERAEEKAIQTFAENLRHLLMAPPIRGKVIMGIDPGYRTGCKVAVIDPTGKYLEGQTIYPHEPQRLWNEAKEVLHELIEDYAVDIVAIGNGTASRETELLVSEVIAEEKRPVVYTIVNEAGASVYSASPLARQELPELDASMRGNVSIARRLLDPLAELVKIDPKSIGVGMYQHDVNQARLSEALDWVVQSCVNRVGVDVNTASPALLRYVAGINRKVAEAIVAHRNAHGPFRTREELKRVKGLGENTFVQAAGFLRIPDGDNFLDATAVHPESYPAAEKLLKELGLSLEEARKEGEVVRKRMQERGLTVAELAVRCGCGPETLADIVESLARPGRDPREDMPGPIFRRDVLKIEDLKPGMVLKGTVRNVVDFGAFVDIGVKQDGLVHRSQMARTFVKDPLEVVSVGDVVDVKVLAVDVERGRISLSFVLD; from the coding sequence ATGGATGAAAACGCTCTCATTACGCTCCTGGCAGAAGAACTGCACCTGGGCTGGCGCCAGGTGAAAAACACGGTAGAACTGCTGGACGCCGGCAACACCGTGCCCTTCATCGCCAGATACCGAAAGGAACTGACCGGCAGCCTGGACGAAGAGGCCATCCGCACCATCGAGACGCGCATCCGCTACCTCCGCAACTTGGAGGAACGCAAGGCAGTGGTGCTGCGCAGCATTCAGGAACAGGGCAAGCTGACGCCTGAGCTCGAGGCGCGCATCCTCGCCGCCACCAAGCTCCAAGAGGTCGAAGACCTCTACCTCCCTTACAAGCCCAAGAAGCGCACGCGCGCCACTGTGGCCAGGGAGCAGGGCCTCGAGCCTTTGGCCCAACTCATTCTGGCGCAAGAGCTGGAAAGCGGCGATCGTGTGACCATTGCCGCCACGTACATTGCCCCGGAAAAGGGGGTAAAGAGCGCAGAGGACGCCCTGCGCGGGGCCCGTGACATTGTCGCCGAAGTAGTGGCCGACGATGCGGACGTGCGCCAGATGCTACGCGAGACAACCTGGCAGAAAGGGCTCCTCCGCACCGCCGCCAAAGATCCGGCTCACGCCGGTGTGTACGAGATGTACGCAGAGCATGCCGAGCCGGTGCGCAGCATTCCGCCCCACCGCATTTTGGCCATCAACCGAGGGGAGCGGGAAGACGTGCTGCGCGTGCATATCGAGATCGAACCGGAACCATTGATCGCGGCTATTGCCTCTCGCTACATCACCAATCCTTCCTCCATCTTCGTCCAAGACCTTGCGGCTGCTATCGAGGATGCCTACCACCGGCTGCTGGCCCCTGCCATCGAGCGGGACCTGCGCGCCCAGCTCACGGAACGAGCTGAGGAGAAGGCCATCCAGACCTTTGCGGAGAACCTCCGTCATCTGCTCATGGCGCCGCCAATTCGCGGCAAGGTGATTATGGGCATTGACCCCGGGTACCGCACCGGCTGCAAAGTCGCTGTCATCGATCCCACTGGTAAATACTTGGAAGGCCAGACCATCTACCCGCACGAGCCGCAGCGTCTGTGGAACGAGGCCAAGGAAGTGCTGCACGAGCTCATCGAAGACTACGCGGTGGACATTGTGGCCATTGGCAACGGCACCGCCAGCCGGGAGACTGAGCTTCTGGTGAGCGAAGTGATCGCCGAGGAGAAGCGTCCGGTCGTCTACACGATCGTCAACGAAGCGGGGGCCTCGGTGTACAGTGCCTCGCCACTGGCGCGCCAGGAGCTTCCCGAACTGGACGCCTCCATGCGGGGCAACGTGTCCATCGCTCGCCGCCTCTTGGATCCATTGGCGGAACTGGTCAAGATTGACCCCAAGTCCATCGGCGTGGGGATGTACCAGCACGACGTGAACCAGGCGCGTTTGAGCGAGGCCCTGGATTGGGTCGTGCAGTCCTGTGTGAATCGCGTCGGGGTGGATGTGAACACTGCCTCGCCTGCCCTGCTGCGCTATGTGGCGGGCATCAACCGCAAGGTGGCAGAGGCCATCGTCGCCCACCGCAACGCCCATGGTCCGTTCCGGACGCGTGAGGAGCTCAAGAGGGTCAAAGGGCTCGGCGAGAACACCTTTGTGCAAGCCGCGGGCTTCCTGCGCATTCCTGACGGCGACAACTTCTTGGATGCCACCGCCGTCCACCCGGAGTCGTACCCTGCCGCAGAAAAGCTTCTCAAGGAGCTCGGCCTCAGCCTTGAGGAAGCCAGAAAAGAGGGCGAGGTGGTGCGCAAGCGTATGCAGGAGCGCGGCCTCACCGTGGCGGAGCTGGCGGTGCGTTGCGGGTGTGGCCCGGAGACGTTGGCCGACATTGTGGAGAGCCTGGCGCGCCCGGGACGCGATCCCCGCGAAGACATGCCGGGGCCCATCTTCCGCAGGGACGTGCTCAAGATCGAAGACCTGAAGCCCGGGATGGTCCTGAAGGGCACGGTGCGCAACGTGGTCGACTTTGGCGCTTTTGTGGACATCGGCGTCAAACAGGACGGCCTGGTGCACCGCAGCCAAATGGCGCGCACCTTCGTCAAGGATCCCTTGGAGGTGGTCTCGGTCGGCGACGTCGTGGACGTCAAGGTGCTCGCCGTCGACGTGGAGCGCGGACGCATCTCTCTCAGCTTCGTCCTGGACTAA
- a CDS encoding M48 family metallopeptidase, which produces MSLEKEARNSYIVAVGRKVRRDGEEVAVDSEAARYQRNKLLLGIAETVLSWAVLLGSVLSGLTMHLEGLATAACAHPYLSFLLFACLVGSVQLAAVFPLLLWRDFFLERRYGLCTQDFAKWLLEQAKGITVAAMVAAPALLLFFYLFRTLPTAWWAPYAVATVVVSIGLTAVGPRLILPLFHRFHPIGDQELQERLSRLASPLGVRVSEVLRFDLSRKSRKANAALVGMGRTRRIVVSDTLLDHFTPAEVESVVAHELGHHAHGHLWKMLAATAAQVTLGLWASAWLYDRLLSKGAGSPHGLASLPLLACLFAAYQVFTSPVLRALSRRFEIEADLFALQHGSNEAFRSALERLGAMNMSDPDPHPVVEFLFYSHPSLRRRLKMAMRQVAPESRERLTHLPETEG; this is translated from the coding sequence TTGTCTCTTGAAAAAGAGGCAAGAAATTCGTACATTGTCGCCGTGGGAAGGAAGGTGCGGCGGGACGGTGAGGAGGTGGCCGTGGACAGTGAGGCAGCCCGCTACCAACGGAACAAGTTGCTCTTAGGGATTGCGGAGACGGTGCTCTCATGGGCCGTCCTGCTGGGGTCGGTGCTCAGCGGTCTGACCATGCATCTGGAAGGGCTGGCGACCGCAGCGTGTGCTCACCCCTATTTGTCCTTCCTCCTCTTCGCATGCCTGGTAGGGTCCGTGCAGCTGGCCGCCGTCTTTCCGCTGTTGCTGTGGCGGGACTTTTTCCTTGAGCGGCGGTACGGCCTGTGCACGCAGGACTTTGCCAAGTGGCTACTCGAGCAGGCAAAGGGCATAACGGTCGCCGCGATGGTGGCGGCGCCCGCGTTGCTCTTGTTCTTTTACCTTTTTCGTACTTTGCCGACGGCGTGGTGGGCCCCGTATGCAGTGGCGACAGTGGTGGTGAGCATCGGGCTTACCGCGGTGGGGCCGCGGCTGATCTTGCCGCTCTTTCACCGTTTCCACCCCATCGGTGATCAGGAGCTCCAGGAGCGGCTCTCTCGCTTGGCCTCACCGTTGGGCGTGCGGGTGAGTGAGGTGCTGCGCTTCGACCTCAGCAGAAAGTCGCGAAAGGCAAATGCGGCACTGGTGGGCATGGGGCGAACGCGGCGCATCGTGGTCAGCGACACGTTGTTGGACCACTTTACCCCGGCGGAGGTCGAGAGCGTGGTGGCCCATGAGCTTGGCCATCACGCGCACGGCCACCTGTGGAAGATGCTGGCCGCAACCGCAGCGCAGGTGACCCTGGGACTGTGGGCGAGCGCCTGGCTTTATGATCGCCTGCTGAGCAAGGGAGCTGGCTCGCCCCATGGCTTGGCCTCCTTGCCACTGCTGGCCTGCCTTTTCGCGGCCTACCAGGTGTTCACTTCACCGGTGCTGCGTGCGCTCTCGCGGCGCTTTGAGATCGAGGCTGATCTGTTCGCCTTGCAACACGGCTCGAACGAGGCCTTCCGCTCGGCCCTCGAGCGGCTGGGGGCGATGAACATGTCCGATCCGGACCCGCATCCCGTGGTGGAATTTCTCTTCTACAGCCACCCGAGCTTGCGGAGAAGGCTGAAGATGGCCATGCGGCAAGTGGCACCGGAGAGTAGGGAGAGGCTGACGCACCTTCCGGAGACAGAGGGATAG
- the amrB gene encoding AmmeMemoRadiSam system protein B yields the protein MSEPLPQFPKLRLIDATPIRHGGRNMVAVHDPTHLSDGVVLLSEDLAYVLQFMDGRHSLLDLRAAYMRRFGSFLFEEQLNQLVRMLDEQLLLDNERFAKHRQQVEEAFRRAPVRESAHAGQSYPAEAEELRRLLSNFCEVATEEGPGRTPFQPDQLKGCVVPHIDLRAGGPCYGHAYRGLLTAGKADLYLVLGTSHAPVSSLFAGTLKPFQTPLGVAPTDQGFMESVARQWGDDLFANELAHRSEHTIEFQVLFLQHLFGEVRIAPILCSFSAEQLLDDNGDGGRVRDFVQALRSAVQSFSGRVIGLASADLSHVGPRYGDPWAVDSNRLALVRRHDLEFLEAVTRGDAEAVARSMAASQNRFRVCGFPPIYTLLRALEVRGGAVLDHRHAVMDDQGSVVTFAAVALF from the coding sequence GTGAGTGAGCCGCTCCCACAGTTTCCCAAATTGCGCCTCATCGATGCGACGCCCATACGCCACGGCGGTCGCAACATGGTGGCGGTGCACGACCCCACTCACCTTTCCGACGGCGTGGTGTTGCTGTCAGAAGACCTGGCCTATGTGCTGCAGTTCATGGATGGACGTCACTCCTTGTTGGACCTGCGGGCAGCATACATGCGCCGCTTCGGCAGCTTTCTTTTTGAGGAACAGCTCAACCAGCTTGTCCGCATGCTGGACGAGCAGCTCTTGCTGGACAACGAGCGCTTTGCCAAGCACCGGCAGCAGGTGGAGGAGGCCTTTCGCCGCGCGCCTGTGCGGGAGAGTGCGCACGCGGGGCAGAGCTACCCCGCCGAGGCAGAGGAGCTTCGCCGGCTGCTGAGCAACTTTTGTGAGGTCGCCACTGAGGAAGGCCCCGGCCGGACGCCTTTCCAGCCTGACCAGCTCAAAGGGTGCGTGGTGCCGCACATCGACCTGCGCGCCGGAGGCCCATGCTACGGGCACGCCTACCGCGGACTGCTCACCGCAGGCAAGGCCGACCTGTACTTAGTGCTGGGCACGAGCCATGCGCCGGTCTCTTCTCTCTTCGCCGGCACACTGAAACCCTTCCAGACGCCCCTCGGCGTAGCCCCCACCGATCAGGGTTTCATGGAAAGCGTGGCTCGCCAATGGGGCGATGACCTCTTCGCTAATGAACTTGCCCACCGCAGCGAGCATACCATCGAATTCCAGGTGCTCTTCCTGCAACACCTGTTTGGTGAAGTGCGGATTGCTCCCATCCTCTGTTCGTTCTCCGCGGAGCAGCTGCTCGACGACAATGGCGATGGTGGGCGCGTCCGTGACTTTGTGCAGGCGCTGCGCAGCGCAGTGCAGAGCTTTTCTGGGCGGGTCATCGGGCTGGCAAGTGCCGACCTGTCGCACGTCGGACCGCGCTATGGCGATCCGTGGGCCGTGGACAGTAATCGCCTCGCCCTTGTCCGACGCCACGACCTCGAGTTTCTCGAAGCCGTGACCAGGGGCGACGCGGAGGCGGTGGCCAGGAGCATGGCCGCTTCCCAGAACCGCTTCCGCGTGTGCGGGTTTCCGCCCATCTACACTCTGCTGCGAGCGCTGGAGGTCCGAGGTGGAGCGGTGCTCGACCACCGCCACGCCGTGATGGACGACCAGGGGTCGGTGGTAACCTTTGCTGCGGTAGCGCTGTTCTGA
- a CDS encoding T9SS type A sorting domain-containing protein, with amino-acid sequence MTIQIELAEPAVVSVRMYDLVGRRVATVVEGRPLPARVHRFTWHGNDDAGRALPSGVYFCRVQAGNRWRVQKVVKAR; translated from the coding sequence GTGACGATACAGATTGAGCTTGCTGAACCTGCAGTTGTCTCTGTGCGCATGTACGACCTCGTCGGGCGACGAGTGGCGACGGTGGTGGAAGGGCGCCCGCTGCCCGCCAGGGTACACCGTTTCACCTGGCACGGCAATGATGATGCAGGAAGGGCGTTACCCTCAGGCGTCTATTTCTGTCGTGTACAAGCCGGGAACAGGTGGCGCGTGCAGAAGGTGGTGAAGGCGAGGTGA
- a CDS encoding SWIM zinc finger family protein produces MLRQSAKYPIAAELLSITPEQVAQLDQECTGGRGWEFYANGFVSGATVFRNTLIGQVRELTMVNIVEIKVRGREIYTSCTCSHRGGICNHALALLYSWINDGESFLDVGESMDELEKLDKGDLLRIVRRILVREPKFLSLALGRDAADDDDSLLEDDPLFDQEVE; encoded by the coding sequence ATGTTGAGGCAATCTGCAAAGTATCCAATTGCTGCCGAGCTTCTCAGCATCACGCCTGAGCAGGTCGCCCAACTGGACCAGGAGTGCACGGGTGGCCGCGGCTGGGAGTTTTACGCCAATGGCTTCGTGAGCGGCGCGACGGTCTTTCGCAACACGCTCATTGGCCAGGTGCGCGAGCTCACGATGGTCAACATCGTGGAGATCAAAGTGCGGGGAAGGGAAATCTACACTTCCTGCACCTGCTCTCACCGCGGCGGCATTTGCAATCACGCCCTGGCACTCTTGTACTCCTGGATCAACGACGGGGAGAGCTTCCTGGACGTGGGGGAGTCCATGGACGAGCTGGAGAAGTTAGACAAGGGCGACCTGCTGCGGATCGTGCGGCGTATTTTGGTACGAGAGCCCAAGTTTCTTTCGCTCGCGCTCGGCCGTGACGCCGCCGATGATGATGACTCCCTCCTCGAGGACGATCCGCTGTTTGACCAAGAGGTGGAGTGA
- a CDS encoding DUF1343 domain-containing protein has product MLASDCSLLKGKRVGVITNHTGIDRQGRHIADLLHEAPGVTLSKLFAPEHGIRGTAEAGAQIGAEVDAKTGVPILSLYGETKKPTPEMLSDLDVLVFDIQDVGTRFYTYISTMSLAMEAAAEQQIPFVVLDRPNPIGGVMVEGPVLAPENRSFVGIHPIALRHGMTVGELARLFNEEGWLAGGKKAELTVVRMKNWRRHMLFGDTGLPWVKPSPNIVSPMTALLYPGIGLLEATNVAEGRGTQAPFENIGAPWIDPAKLLQALQRRSVAGLALDSTSFVPVDLPGVATNPKYEGQLCKGLRLRVTKPESLRAVDFGIHLIAALRDLHPDKFAIREAGMRLMTGSTPVTTALIRGEAPEAIIASWNQELQTFLSLRQKYLLYD; this is encoded by the coding sequence CTGCTCGCCAGCGATTGCTCGTTGCTCAAAGGTAAGCGCGTGGGGGTCATCACCAATCACACTGGCATCGACCGCCAAGGGCGCCACATTGCCGACCTCCTCCATGAAGCGCCCGGCGTAACGCTGAGCAAGCTGTTTGCTCCGGAACATGGCATCCGGGGCACCGCCGAAGCCGGGGCGCAGATCGGTGCCGAAGTGGACGCCAAGACCGGGGTGCCCATCCTCAGCCTGTACGGCGAGACGAAGAAGCCCACCCCGGAGATGCTCAGTGACCTGGACGTGCTGGTGTTCGACATTCAGGATGTGGGCACGCGCTTCTACACCTACATCAGCACTATGTCCTTAGCCATGGAGGCTGCCGCCGAGCAGCAGATCCCTTTCGTTGTGCTCGATAGACCCAACCCCATCGGGGGAGTGATGGTGGAAGGGCCGGTGTTGGCCCCTGAGAATCGCTCGTTTGTGGGCATCCATCCTATTGCCTTGCGCCATGGAATGACAGTCGGCGAATTGGCACGGCTTTTCAACGAAGAGGGCTGGCTGGCCGGCGGCAAAAAGGCAGAACTCACCGTGGTACGCATGAAGAACTGGCGGCGCCACATGCTCTTTGGCGATACCGGTCTGCCCTGGGTCAAGCCCTCGCCGAACATCGTCTCGCCGATGACTGCCCTGCTCTACCCTGGCATCGGGTTGTTGGAAGCGACCAATGTGGCCGAGGGACGCGGTACGCAGGCGCCTTTCGAGAACATCGGTGCGCCGTGGATCGACCCTGCCAAACTCCTCCAGGCGTTGCAGCGCCGCTCGGTTGCTGGCCTGGCATTGGACTCGACCTCATTTGTGCCGGTAGACTTGCCCGGCGTGGCGACCAATCCCAAGTACGAGGGGCAGCTCTGCAAGGGTTTGCGGCTGCGGGTCACCAAACCGGAGTCGCTGAGAGCAGTCGATTTTGGCATCCACCTCATTGCCGCGCTGCGTGATTTGCACCCGGACAAGTTTGCCATCCGCGAGGCGGGCATGCGCCTCATGACGGGCTCCACGCCAGTGACGACCGCTTTGATCCGCGGCGAGGCGCCGGAGGCTATCATCGCCTCCTGGAACCAGGAGCTGCAGACGTTTCTCTCCCTGCGCCAGAAATACCTGCTCTATGATTGA
- a CDS encoding N-acetylmuramoyl-L-alanine amidase, which yields MEHDYQQILVALTAALGLAFTIERVLQVVKTLFDKVLFHAQELAPQASEAPERLIAAIQARHEQNAHDLQVEELEEIRAKLRREGEALPEAFRGSLTARLAELEKLDLDTSRTEVEEQCPEGTALVDEMPTPDRLKVVRTFWLQILGAFAGVVVCSVAHFGLLARLMGAEIGIPLRLDWVLTGVLIGAGAQPVHFLIEFITRRKITSLKSAPAEETAGVEERPRGPGSAAPVLSSQGVIGVPYSGGIDREALEHVHLRPANPDLIVFHHTGMHSDTTFNDVVSLIKQKGWVTGYHCVVLKDGSVHTFCRWDRYGNHVRGYNLRSLGIALNGNFETDPAQPFANYDGRYGLLSPSDAQLDAAARVVALWTLLYDIPLAFDSAIVPHSALVPTSCPGSNFPFALFQELVAGYHRQWQESEDARRELALFQKKPFLYV from the coding sequence ATGGAGCATGACTACCAGCAGATCCTGGTGGCCCTGACCGCTGCCTTGGGTCTTGCCTTCACCATCGAGCGCGTGCTGCAGGTGGTGAAGACGCTGTTTGACAAGGTGCTTTTCCATGCTCAGGAGTTGGCTCCGCAAGCCAGCGAGGCGCCCGAACGGCTCATCGCTGCCATACAGGCACGCCATGAGCAGAATGCCCATGACCTCCAGGTGGAGGAGCTGGAAGAGATCCGGGCCAAGCTGAGAAGGGAAGGGGAGGCTCTGCCCGAGGCGTTCAGAGGCTCGCTCACCGCACGCTTGGCCGAGCTGGAGAAGTTGGACCTCGACACGAGCAGGACCGAGGTGGAAGAGCAGTGCCCCGAGGGCACAGCGCTGGTCGACGAAATGCCGACTCCCGACCGCCTCAAGGTGGTGCGCACCTTCTGGTTGCAAATCCTCGGCGCCTTTGCGGGGGTAGTAGTCTGCTCTGTGGCGCACTTTGGCCTGCTGGCGAGGCTGATGGGGGCAGAGATTGGCATACCACTGCGCCTCGATTGGGTCCTCACGGGTGTGCTCATCGGTGCGGGGGCGCAGCCGGTGCACTTTCTCATCGAATTTATCACGCGGCGCAAGATCACCAGTCTCAAATCGGCGCCAGCAGAAGAGACAGCGGGCGTCGAGGAGAGGCCTCGCGGGCCAGGGAGCGCAGCGCCTGTGCTTTCGAGCCAAGGAGTGATTGGCGTCCCCTACTCCGGAGGGATCGACCGGGAGGCGCTGGAGCACGTCCACCTGCGGCCTGCCAACCCGGACCTCATCGTCTTCCATCACACCGGCATGCACAGCGATACCACCTTCAATGATGTGGTCAGTCTGATCAAGCAAAAAGGGTGGGTGACAGGCTACCATTGCGTGGTGCTGAAGGACGGTTCTGTCCACACCTTCTGCCGCTGGGACCGTTACGGCAATCACGTGCGGGGCTACAATCTGCGCTCCTTGGGCATTGCCCTGAACGGCAATTTTGAGACTGATCCAGCCCAGCCTTTTGCCAATTACGACGGCAGGTACGGCCTGCTCTCGCCAAGCGATGCGCAGTTGGACGCGGCGGCGCGCGTGGTGGCATTGTGGACGCTGCTTTATGACATCCCGTTGGCGTTCGACAGCGCCATCGTGCCTCATAGCGCGCTGGTACCTACCAGCTGTCCCGGCTCCAATTTCCCCTTTGCCTTGTTCCAGGAGCTGGTAGCTGGCTATCACCGCCAGTGGCAGGAGTCGGAAGACGCGCGTCGAGAGCTTGCCCTCTTCCAGAAGAAGCCTTTCCTCTACGTCTGA
- a CDS encoding LysM peptidoglycan-binding domain-containing protein encodes MRGQVIARHIVLLLGIGLISVGPGIALPVGGPESEELFPVPPNLKANVDFWTKVYAVYTRRQMLLHDAERLDIVYEVVDLDSLWRYSEGSRYARVRPIENEYRAILTHFDHNPPIDTLGLKGREKRAYLLWRDCQDPYKYRKAAANLRWQQGQRDAVMEGLRRSGRFLEEMRQILRRYEVPEELVYLPLVESLYHPRAYSKSGAAGIWQFTRSTGRLFLKINYDVDERFDPIKATEAAAKLLRKNYEELGNWPLAVTAYNHGVNGMKRAQELLESSDLGHIAANYRGRAFGFASRNFYAEFLAAKHVMENREKYFGPVETDPPVRYAVFRVPHYVKASTLMKKFGLSKQEFMAYNPALRGPVLDDRRYVPEGYELRLPPDKASVAEALYAEIPKEERSEEQVHEKTASGYYRVREGDSMWSISRRFGVSIQELMAINGIDDPKRLQPGQLLSVVAETKLAVVPKGGEREAQGGGATSEARPLVIVDTAGQPAASAHALASTPLAPTGPYGPAVRPDTFYVDIPDPVGRTVVVLSDETIGHFADWLNLPVRRLRNLNGLRPNEDIYVGQRILVNFSKVTVEEFRRRRIEYHQGIREDFFQRFRVDSVRTHQIAAGENVYSLCRDVYDVPYWLVVDYNVGKNLQKLRPGDVVRIPVVSAINGRKTDARSIL; translated from the coding sequence ATGAGAGGTCAGGTCATTGCACGGCACATCGTCTTGCTGTTGGGGATTGGGTTGATAAGTGTGGGGCCAGGCATTGCCCTACCCGTGGGTGGACCAGAGAGCGAGGAACTCTTCCCGGTGCCGCCCAACCTCAAGGCCAACGTTGACTTTTGGACCAAGGTCTATGCCGTCTACACTCGTCGGCAAATGCTCCTGCACGATGCCGAGCGGCTGGATATCGTCTACGAGGTGGTCGACCTGGACAGCCTGTGGCGGTACAGCGAGGGTTCTCGCTATGCCCGCGTGAGGCCCATTGAAAACGAATACCGGGCCATTTTGACTCACTTTGACCATAACCCACCCATCGATACGCTTGGCCTGAAGGGCCGCGAAAAGCGCGCTTACCTGCTATGGCGCGACTGCCAGGATCCGTACAAGTACCGGAAGGCGGCAGCCAACCTACGATGGCAGCAAGGGCAGCGGGACGCGGTGATGGAAGGGCTTCGACGCTCCGGCCGTTTCTTGGAAGAGATGCGGCAGATCCTCCGCCGCTACGAAGTGCCCGAGGAACTGGTCTATTTGCCCTTAGTGGAGTCACTCTACCATCCCCGCGCGTATTCCAAGTCGGGCGCTGCCGGGATCTGGCAGTTCACCCGCAGCACCGGCCGCCTGTTCTTGAAAATCAACTACGACGTCGATGAGCGGTTTGACCCTATCAAAGCTACCGAAGCTGCGGCCAAGTTGCTGAGGAAGAACTACGAAGAGCTGGGCAACTGGCCATTAGCAGTCACTGCATACAACCACGGCGTCAACGGCATGAAACGGGCCCAAGAGCTGCTGGAAAGCTCTGACCTTGGCCATATCGCTGCGAACTATCGTGGCCGCGCTTTCGGTTTTGCTTCGCGGAACTTTTATGCGGAATTTCTCGCGGCCAAGCATGTGATGGAGAACAGGGAGAAGTACTTCGGCCCGGTGGAAACGGACCCGCCGGTGCGCTATGCAGTCTTCCGGGTGCCGCACTATGTGAAGGCCTCCACTTTGATGAAGAAATTCGGCCTGAGCAAACAGGAGTTCATGGCCTACAACCCCGCACTGCGTGGACCGGTGCTTGACGACCGCCGCTACGTGCCGGAAGGCTACGAGCTCAGGCTACCTCCGGACAAGGCCAGCGTGGCGGAAGCCCTGTACGCAGAAATTCCCAAAGAGGAGCGCTCCGAAGAGCAGGTGCACGAGAAGACCGCCTCAGGCTATTACCGGGTGCGCGAGGGGGACAGCATGTGGAGCATCTCCCGGCGGTTCGGCGTGAGCATCCAGGAACTGATGGCCATTAATGGCATAGACGATCCGAAGCGGTTGCAACCCGGACAGCTCTTGTCAGTGGTGGCGGAGACCAAGCTGGCGGTGGTGCCGAAAGGTGGGGAACGTGAAGCGCAAGGAGGTGGTGCCACTTCCGAGGCACGACCGCTGGTCATTGTGGACACTGCAGGTCAGCCAGCAGCGAGCGCGCACGCACTGGCTTCCACTCCTCTGGCGCCGACTGGCCCCTACGGCCCGGCAGTGCGCCCGGACACTTTCTATGTGGATATCCCAGACCCGGTGGGCAGGACGGTGGTAGTGCTTAGCGATGAGACCATCGGCCACTTTGCCGATTGGCTTAACCTGCCGGTGCGCCGTTTGCGCAATCTCAACGGCCTCAGGCCAAACGAAGACATCTACGTGGGCCAGCGCATCCTCGTCAACTTCAGCAAGGTGACCGTCGAGGAGTTCCGCCGCCGCAGAATCGAGTACCACCAGGGGATTCGGGAGGACTTTTTCCAGCGCTTCCGGGTGGACAGCGTGCGCACCCACCAGATCGCGGCAGGGGAGAACGTCTACTCCCTGTGCAGGGACGTCTACGATGTGCCCTATTGGCTGGTGGTGGACTACAACGTGGGCAAGAATCTGCAGAAGCTGCGTCCGGGCGATGTTGTCCGGATACCGGTGGTCTCTGCGATAAATGGAAGGAAGACGGATGCTCGCTCGATTCTGTAG